In Mucinivorans hirudinis, the DNA window TATCGACAACCGAATTTGACCTTTCCGGAGGTTCATACACCCTATAGTCCGGACATCGGCATACTTTTTTTGAAAGAAAATGATGTATATCCTTATAATTTTGAGTCTCCACAGACTTACAGGTACTGGCAATGTGATATAACCTCCTTATCTGATGAACGTTACAACCACGTTACGGAAGAGGATTATAGACGGAGTTTGAAGTGACTTTCTCTGTAACGACACCGCCATAACTATCAGAAAATTAAGAAAATAATGTTTGGATTGGTAGAGTTATTTTATTATTTTTGAGCACAAACAAAAAGTGATCGATTAAAATTAGATTATCAATTGATGAGAAGCAGCACCTAATACAATTAAACTGTTTCTAAATTTAGATGCAATTCTATTATGACTAATGGTATTGGAAAAAACGCAACTCAAGTTTGCGATTTCAAAAGAGAGCGGTGAATTAGTTGGTTTCGTATCACGTCACCACAAATCAAAAAAACTTATGGGAGTCCGAGAAGACTCCTACCACGGCAAAAAGATATGCCTGATCTCAGAGGAGCTCAAGGGCATAATCAAACCTGATAAGCTTTACGCCGTACAGTTAAAACCAATGCATAACCGCTCGGGTTATGTTGTAATCTCTGCCCAACTCCTGCTGTTTACAGCACAAGTAGAGACGATTATTATTCCAAGAAAGACTTATCAGGTCACAGTATCATTCGGCAACAAGGTGATTTATTTCGACCCTCTGTGTGGTGCGAGTCCATCGAGCCGAACAATCTCTCGAGTTATCAGACTGCTACGACTGCGTGAGGACATTGGCAATATTGAAGGGGTCATCGACAACCTTATTCTTCAGGCTCAGCGGCTCACCGAGCAAATGGAGCGTGACGGCTATCTCTTACCTCTGACAACGGCAGAATGGCCCGACCAACACAAGGAATAACAACTGACGGTGCTCACTCGACTAAGAATCGGGTGACCCGTTATAGGGCAGTTGACATCTCCACCGGCGAAGAGCTTTTCATAAAACATCTCGGCAACCAAACGATAAACATTGGTGAATTTTTAGCAGTGGTAGAGGCTGCTCAATACATCCTCGAAAACGACTACTATCCGCGTGTGATTTTCACGGATAGTGCGACTGCAATAGCTTGGTTCAAACAGAAGCGCACAGCGTCTAAAAAGCGTAACACAGCCCTTCTGAAAGCCGAGGTGTTTCTGAAAGCCTTTGCCGTGGAGATAGCAACTATAGAACTCCATCACTGGGATAACCGTGAATGGGGAGAGATACCTGCAGACTTTGGAGAAAAATAATATTGACGCATTCAGCACACAAAAACAGACATCAACATATCATATAATAAATATAATCGTTATATTTGCACTATTATATAATGTGTTGAATTATGGCAAAGAGTAGCATGGGAACAAAACTCCCTCGGAAATTAGAACAGAATATGCAGATTGTGGGCGAACAAATCAAGCTGGCTCGTTTGAGGCGGAATTTGAGTATTGCTCAGATTGCCGAGCGTGCGACCTGCTCTCCACTAACAATCTCTCGTGTCGAGAAAGGTGCCGCGACGGTATCTATGGGCATATACCTTCGAGTCTTATATGCTCTTCAGTTGGAGGAGGATGTACTGCTACTTGCCAAAGAAGATCCGATGGGACGTGCGTTGCAAGATTTGCAGTTGAAACAACGAGAGCGTGCATCTAAAAAGGAGTAAGCGATGAAAAAATTATTGGTGTATGCCGATTTTGATTGGCTCAAAGAGATAGAGCTCATAGGTGAGTTGAGCTACGAAACGCTTCGTGGCTCGGATTCTTATGGATTTAAGTTTAGCGAAGAGTGGCTCAGACAATATGGGTCGTTACAACTTAGCGATGATATAAACAGCTTCCCCGGAATGCAATATACCAAGCAGGGGCGTGATATTTTTGGATGTTTCTCTGATGCTCTTCCCGATCGCTGGGGGCGGACACTGCTAAATCGTAGAGAACAATTACTTGCCACAGAACAGAAGCGTCCCGTGCGCCGACTCTCTTCGTTTGATTATCTTATGGGGATTGACGACCATTCTCGTATGGGTGCTTTTCGCTTTAAGGAGAGCCTTGACGGAGAGTTTATCAACGCCTCGAACCAAATCAAAGTTCCACCTCTGACCACCTTGAGAGAGTTGATGCACGCCTGCTCCGAAATAGAGAAAAGCGAAAGCAAAAATGTATTGCCGGAGAAAAAGTGGCTTAATCAACTCATATTTCCGGGAACTTCTCTCGGAGGTGCACGTCCAAAGGCAAGCGTGGTTGATGATAAAGGTACGTTGTATGTAGCAAAATTCCCCTCTCGTAACGATGATTATGATGTGGGGCTATGGGAGCACTTTTGTCATATATTGGCTATAAAAGCCGGGATAAATGCTGCTTCATCAAGCGTCTTGAAGAGTGACGAGCGATTTCACACGATGCTATCCAAAAGATTTGACAGAGTCGATAATGGCAAGCGAATACATTTTGCCTCGGCTATGACCTTGTTGGGGCTTAACGATGGTGATAACGCCTCAACGGGATATGGCTATTTAGATATAGTTGATTTTATCGTGCGAGGTTGCACACGAGTCGAGGAGAACTTACAGGAACTCTATCGTCGTGTGGCTTTCAATATTGCTGTTGGAAATAGTGATGACCACTTTCGCAACCACGGGTTTTTGCTCACCGCCAAAGGATGGACGCTGTCACCTGCATACGATATGAACCCAACGCTAAATAACGAGCAGAGCCTGCTGATTAATCGTTCGACCAACCGTTCAGATTTGTCAATCCTTAAGAGTTCCTGTGCCCAGTATATGCTTGAAGAGCAGACGGCCACCAAGATAATTGAGGAGGTAGTTGATGCTATGAAAGATTGGAGAAAGATTGCAGCGGGGCTAAAAATAGCAAAACGAGAGATTGATATGTTTGCGGCAAAATTAGATAAACCATCATTGTAATTATCCAACTTAGGGGTAAATCATATGAATAACCATGAATGGGGGCGAGATCCAGGCGGACTTTGGCGAAAAATAACTTGGCTTAATCTCTCATTCATAAATTTATAATCGACAAAATTATCCCAAAACAAGTGCCATAATCGACAAAATTATCCACCTTGGGGGTAAATCATAATTATAATGGAAAAAAAATATCCATTTGCATCTGCAAGAGATTCTCTTTGCGACATCTAAAGCAATCACGAACCCAACAATTCAGCTCATTAATTTATTGAAAAGCACACAATCTATTGTCGGGAGTCATACTGAGCGTTCCGACCGTGCGATTGTGGTATTTGACAACTATTTTATTTACTGATTTCATTGCGTCCCTTCTTTCTGTTTTTATTCTTGTTAATGATTTCAAGCTCTTCCATCGTGTTGTAGAGCGGTTCGGAAAGAAGCTCTTTAATGGCTTTGGTATAACCCAATGCTTTTGCCAGTGCCACATAGGATGCTAAAGAGATGGTATGCTTTTGCTCAAATTTAGCAATAGTTGGGGATGGAACTCCACTAAGTTCAGAGAGAGCCTCGCGTGAAAGTCCCTTTTCTAATCTACGCTTTTGTAAGCTACCCGCAAGAGTGGCTAATAATTCATCAAGCGTATCAATATTGAAATTATAGAGCAATGGCATACTATAGTATCTTAAATTGCGAAAAAACAACCTTATTGAATAACATTGTATCCAATACAAAGACAATGCCTTTTTGTCGGAAAACAAAACAATCTAAATTAAATTTGGTCGTTTGATATTTTATTGCGTAATTTGCGTAACGCAAACAGCGTAACGACTAAAATGTAGCGATATGAAGCCAAATAATCCTTTCCTGATAACGGGATATTATAGCCCGGAGTATTTTTGTGATAGAACACAAGAGACCGAGACGATGATCAATGCTCTGCACAACGGAAGGAACATCACCTTGATAGCTCCTCGCCGTATGGGAAAAACAGGGCTTATTAAAAATGTATTCTATAAACTACAAGAGCAGCAACCGGACATTGTAACGCTCTATATGGACATCTACTCAACTCAAAATTTGGGCGACTTTATCCGGCTTTTTGCCAGTACGGTACTGGGCAAATTGGACTCAGCACCACAAAAGGCACTTAGCCGTGTGGGACAGTTTTTGAAAAGTTGCCGCCCGGCATTCACCTTCGATGAGCTGACAGGTGCACCGAAAGTAACTATTGACATCGCTACATCGTCCGAGGAAACAACGCTCAAAGAGATTTTTGAATACCTACAATCGTCCGAAAAACGGTGTTATATCGCTATTGATGAGTTTCAGCAGATTGCCGAGTATCCCGAAAAGGGAGTGGAAGCACTATTGCGTTCCTATATTCAGTTTATACCGAGTATCAATTTCGTCTTTGCAGGGAGCAAACAGCACGTTATGCAGGAGATGTTTCTATCAGCAAAGCGTCCGTTTTACCAAAGCACACAGACGCTATCCATTGACAGAATCGACAAAGCGGAGTATTATCACTTTGCAGCAGAGTTTTTCGAGCAGCAAGGACGAGGGTTAAACGAGCCTACGTTTGATTACCTATACGATGAGTTCAACGGTCACACGTGGTACATTCAAGTGTTACTGAATCGGCTTTATGGATATAGTCAGCCGATAGATATTCAGTTGGTCCGTTATGCTGTTGAAGAGGTTGTTGCCGAATCGACTTACACTTATGAAAACCTTTTGGCAGCATACACCTCCACAAGCATAAAGTTGCTCAAAGCTGTTGCCAAAGCACGATGCGTCAAGGAGATAAACTCAGGTGAGTTCATTGGCGAGTATAAGCTCAAGGCGGCAAGCAGTGTAAACTCAGCCCTCAAAAAACTAATCAACAACGAGCTAATATACAAATCCGCAGATGGCTATATCGTGTACGACCGATTTATGGCGATGTGGCTGAGTGAGTTGATTTTCTAACAAATAGGTCTTTAAACTTTTACTTGTTAGTGGACTTGACTTTATTGCAATACCTGCGTAGTCCGTCATAGCTTTTTCGCTTGATATCATTGTCTGAATGTTCCTTTGTTTCAGCATTCAATCTAACTAATCGTTTATAGTAGCTATGTTCCAATTTTAGGCGATTATTTTGGCAGACAACCCCTGTGATGATTGGATTATTTGTCTTATAGAAGGTTTTATTATGACTAATTCTGTATCCATCCTGCTTTAAAATGTCAAGAATATCCTGGACTTTATCTTTAAAGCATTTCTTAGAAGAAAATGTCAAGTCATCTACAAAAGATGAAAATTTAATATCATTTTGCACTGCAAATACCTCAAGCTTTATCCCTGTTTTCATAAAAAGAAGATTTGCAAGAAGTGTGGACGTAGGAACCCCTTGAGGGAGCTGATATTTGTATGTAGTCAGTTGTGTTAATATTCTTGATATAGTAGGAGTGCAGCCAATTTCAATAAAAAAATCAAATACTTGCGTGTTATTTATTGAAGGAAAATAGGATTTAAGATCTGTTGTAAATATATATTTGTTGCCTTGATGATGTTTGGCATTAAGAACATTGTCTTTTTTTGCCACACCTCCATAAGCGTATGAAGGGATATCAACATGAGAAAGTAGAAATCTATATATTCTCTTTTGAATCTTCTTTAATTCAATCTTTGTAGAGTTTAGTTGTCTCTTTTTGGGTTGACCATTGATAATAACAGGATTGCCTGTATTCTTGTCAATTTTTATTTTTTCCCACGAAATATAATAATCACCAATGTTATCAATAATATTCTGAATATTATTGATATCTGTTTTTAAGATGTAACATAGGTGCTTTATATTAGTGATCATAGTGTTAAAAAGAAATTAGAGAGCTGATAAGTTGTAGATTAACTGTGCAATTATAAGTAGTAGTATAAGTATCCACTTTATTAATTTACACACAGTGCGAAGGAGTCTATGAAAGCACACTACGCAATTTTCTAACGAAACAAAAAACAATGATAACTCATTGATTTTTTGAATTTTTCTCATCATTGAAGAGCAATGAGAGGATGATGTTTTTCCTCTTTTTGAAGGAACAATTTTGAAATTTTCTTTCATGTTTATAAATATTAAAAGTTAAACTGGCAATATTGCCATGTCCACAATCAATATTCAGTAAATCAATTAATACTATAAACATTGTCCTTCTTTTTACTCTCTATTTTCACATGTCCAAAAAAATTGAAACATATTATATAAGGCATACTCTGATACGTCTTATTCAGGGCAAATAATCAGTTTATAGCAGTATAGACTATAAAGGGCTGTGCTGAATAGTAGTCAGATGTATGTCCCACGAAAACCTTTCGGTTGTGATTTGGTAATCACTTTAATTTGGTAGTATTAATTGAATGGAATTGTCCTTCTTCCACTCCTATATTTCAAAGAACGAATACGTTGCAAAGATAAATATTTTATTACTAATTACAAATAAAATATCAAACCAATATAGGATTCAAGCAACAGATATCGCAACCAAAAGCACTGAGAAATCAGTGCTTTTTACGTTTAAACCAATGAAGTCAGGATTTGAAATAAACTTTTATCTTGGCAATAGACTATTCTATATTCGAGAGCAAGAACTTTGTTTCGGCATATGAGAATGTATATACTACCTTGGATAAACCAATGGCGAAATCACTACCTATATTGATGCAAGCATCACAGAGACGATTTTAAGCGCAGAAATTATATATTGTTGATTATCTGCATTTTATCCAGTTCTTAGCCAATCGCTGTAACTTTCTGATTTAGAATAATATATACTTCCTGCATCGGTAAATAACTCGCTGATTTACAGCAAATTACATTCAAAACATTTTTACTTTAAGTGCTCAAAATGAGCACTTTTTTTGTTTTACTTTTATTCTAAGTAAACTTCCGTTTACTCTGTTTTACTACATTTTCCGACCATTTTCTTAGCCATTTCTTAGCCAATGTCAGACGGGTTGAATTTCTTTGACCCAGAATGTCGTCAGTTTAGACGAAGTTAGACGAGGATGGACGAGCTTAGACACCAGTAGACGCAGATAGACGGAGATAACAGGCGAAATAACCTTCCACAACCTTGGAGATATAATAGGTGAAATAACTATTGATGACATTTTCGTCTTCATATATTCCACTTGTAACGTTACAGAGCATCCTAATGGTGCTCTTTTTTATTTCTCGATAACCGTCATAATAAATAATATATGAGTAGCAATTTTGAAATCACAAAGACCTGTGAGCTTTGTGGCAGTAGCTTTATTGCCAGAAAACTCACCACACAGTACTGTTCTCATCAGTGCTCACAGCGTGCCTATAAACTCAGAAAAAGAGATGAACGAATAAAGGCAGTAGCTGATAGCGAAACAACAACGTTTGGATTAGCACAAAAAAAATCAAACGAATTTAACCCAATTCAAAACGATTCCACTAGTCTTAATAGAAAAGAGTTTTTAAATGTGCTAGAGGCATCGGAATTATTAGGTGTTTGTAGAGCAACAATCAACAACTACTGCGTTCAAGGCAAATTAAAATGTATTAAGATGAATAGGAAAATTTTTATCAGGCGCAATGACATTGAGCAGCTCTTTGAAAGTGCGCCACCCTACGTGGTGACTCCACGAAAAGCAAAAACGCAAGAACCGACTGAGGCGGTATCTGAAGAGTGTATTACCGAATTTTACACGGCAGATGAGTTGGCAACGAAATTTGGGTACTCCAAATCTGCTATTCATAAAATGGCAGCAAGTAAACACATTCCCAAAACGACTCATAATGGTAGCTATCTGTACAGCAAGAGACACTTTGACGAAGCATTTGCCGGAAAACAAGTTGATGAGTCAATTACTGAATGGTACACAGTGGAGCAAATTATGGAGCTCTACTCTATGACCAAAAATTCGGTTTACTCCTTAACCAGCGAACGGGCAATCACCAAAAAGAACCAATCCGGCAAGACTCTCTATGATAAATCAGAGATAGATACAATTCTTCAGCCTCGATTGGGAGATGCTTCAATCGTCGAGTGGTACACAAACGATGAGATTAAAGATGTATACGGTTTTGAGCCGGGATATGTCGCAAGTTTTGTCTTCAAGAACAAAATCCCCAAGAAACGGATCGGAAACAAAGGCTACTACTCCAAACAGCACTTTGACAAAGCGGTCGCCGAGCGTAAACCATCCACAGAGTACATTACTGTCGATAAAGCAATGGAGTTATACCGTATGAGCAGAGATGCTGTATATGCCTGCGTAAAACGTCACAACATACCTAAGATTAAAGAGGGGCCAATCATCAAACTGCAAAAGTCGGCACTCGAAGCATTGTTTAATCCAGTAAAATTATACATATAGTTATGGCAAAAAAGTCAGCAACCCTACGACAAGATGAAATTTCAAAAGGACGAATTTCTCTTTACATTCAGTATTATCCCCCTATTCGTAATCCACGCACGATGAAGATGGTGCAACGTGAGACACTGAACATCTATCTCCACAAAAACCCTGCGGATGACATCGAGCGAAAGCACAATGAGGATATGATGGTCAAAGCAAAGACCATTCACGCACAGCGAGTGCAATCCATCGTCAATGATGAATACGACTTCTTTGACAAACACCTGCTTGATGAGGATTTCCTGAAATACTACTACGAGTATGTAAAGACCAAGCCCGGCAAATGGCTCTATGTGTTTCAGCATTTTATCCGATTCGTTGACGGCAAATGTTCGTTCAAAGAGGTTACGGTCGATCTATGTCGCCGTTTTGGCGAATATCTGCTCAACGATGCCACACAACTCGAAAATAGCAATGTGAAGTTAAAAACGAACTCCGCAGCCGGCTATTTTTCGACATTCAGAGCTATGCTAAAAATAGCTTATCGAGAGAAACGGCTCAAGGAGAACGTAAATGACTACATCGAAAAGATTCAGTGGGAACAAACCAAGCGTGAGTACCTCACCTTTGATGAAGTGCAAAAGCTTATCGACACTCCGTGCGATATACCTGTGCTAAAATACGCCTCGATGTTTTCAATAATGACAGGGCTGCGTATCAGTGATATTCTCCAGCTCGAATGGGAACACATCGTCAACCTTCCTCGCCAAGGGTGGTCAATCCGTATGGTTACGCAGAAGACCAAAACGCAAGCCAATCTACCTATTAGCGATGAAGCCCTCGAATGGTGCGGTAAACGCACGACAGGACGTGTATTTAAGAATCTTCAGCGGTCAATGGTGCAGTTCCCATTGCAAAGATGGATTAAAGAGGCCGGGATTGAAAAGCATATCACGTTCCATTGCTTTCGCCACACATTTGCAGCATTACAGCTCTCCTCGGGCGAGGATATATACACAGTATCGAAGATGTTGACGCACAAACACGTCTCAACTACTGAGATTTATGCTGATTTGGTTAGCGAAAAGAAAGTGAAATCGGCAAACCGAATCTCGTTTAAGAAAAAGGAGTGATAGTCGATTTATGCAAAATATTTTTCGACTTTTCCGAAAACATTAAACCGCTCGTAAATGTATGCTCTATTCTTTTTGAAATAGCATACAACTATGGCAAACGGCACACTAACTTTTGATCAGCTCCCACAGGCAGTTGAGACACTAAACAAAAATATCGAGTCGCTTATCGGACTGGTAAATACGATGAGTGAACGCATATCGGTGATTGAGCAGACAATGACAGGTAGAGAGATTCCTATGGACGTAGAAGAGGCTTCGGTCTTAATTAAACGCACCAAAGGGACTCTCTACAAAATGGTCTGCAACAAAGAGGTTCCATTTCACAAGAAGGGCAACCGGCTTATCTTTTACAAAAATGAGCTACTGGATTGGCTCT includes these proteins:
- a CDS encoding Ribonuclease HI-related protein 3 — encoded protein: MARPTQGITTDGAHSTKNRVTRYRAVDISTGEELFIKHLGNQTINIGEFLAVVEAAQYILENDYYPRVIFTDSATAIAWFKQKRTASKKRNTALLKAEVFLKAFAVEIATIELHHWDNREWGEIPADFGEK
- a CDS encoding putative transcriptional regulator, with the translated sequence MQIVGEQIKLARLRRNLSIAQIAERATCSPLTISRVEKGAATVSMGIYLRVLYALQLEEDVLLLAKEDPMGRALQDLQLKQRERASKKE
- a CDS encoding HipA domain family protein, translating into MKKLLVYADFDWLKEIELIGELSYETLRGSDSYGFKFSEEWLRQYGSLQLSDDINSFPGMQYTKQGRDIFGCFSDALPDRWGRTLLNRREQLLATEQKRPVRRLSSFDYLMGIDDHSRMGAFRFKESLDGEFINASNQIKVPPLTTLRELMHACSEIEKSESKNVLPEKKWLNQLIFPGTSLGGARPKASVVDDKGTLYVAKFPSRNDDYDVGLWEHFCHILAIKAGINAASSSVLKSDERFHTMLSKRFDRVDNGKRIHFASAMTLLGLNDGDNASTGYGYLDIVDFIVRGCTRVEENLQELYRRVAFNIAVGNSDDHFRNHGFLLTAKGWTLSPAYDMNPTLNNEQSLLINRSTNRSDLSILKSSCAQYMLEEQTATKIIEEVVDAMKDWRKIAAGLKIAKREIDMFAAKLDKPSL
- a CDS encoding transcriptional regulator, translated to MPLLYNFNIDTLDELLATLAGSLQKRRLEKGLSREALSELSGVPSPTIAKFEQKHTISLASYVALAKALGYTKAIKELLSEPLYNTMEELEIINKNKNRKKGRNEISK
- a CDS encoding Reverse transcriptase; the encoded protein is MITNIKHLCYILKTDINNIQNIIDNIGDYYISWEKIKIDKNTGNPVIINGQPKKRQLNSTKIELKKIQKRIYRFLLSHVDIPSYAYGGVAKKDNVLNAKHHQGNKYIFTTDLKSYFPSINNTQVFDFFIEIGCTPTISRILTQLTTYKYQLPQGVPTSTLLANLLFMKTGIKLEVFAVQNDIKFSSFVDDLTFSSKKCFKDKVQDILDILKQDGYRISHNKTFYKTNNPIITGVVCQNNRLKLEHSYYKRLVRLNAETKEHSDNDIKRKSYDGLRRYCNKVKSTNK
- a CDS encoding transposase, which translates into the protein MSSNFEITKTCELCGSSFIARKLTTQYCSHQCSQRAYKLRKRDERIKAVADSETTTFGLAQKKSNEFNPIQNDSTSLNRKEFLNVLEASELLGVCRATINNYCVQGKLKCIKMNRKIFIRRNDIEQLFESAPPYVVTPRKAKTQEPTEAVSEECITEFYTADELATKFGYSKSAIHKMAASKHIPKTTHNGSYLYSKRHFDEAFAGKQVDESITEWYTVEQIMELYSMTKNSVYSLTSERAITKKNQSGKTLYDKSEIDTILQPRLGDASIVEWYTNDEIKDVYGFEPGYVASFVFKNKIPKKRIGNKGYYSKQHFDKAVAERKPSTEYITVDKAMELYRMSRDAVYACVKRHNIPKIKEGPIIKLQKSALEALFNPVKLYI
- a CDS encoding Integrase, giving the protein MAKKSATLRQDEISKGRISLYIQYYPPIRNPRTMKMVQRETLNIYLHKNPADDIERKHNEDMMVKAKTIHAQRVQSIVNDEYDFFDKHLLDEDFLKYYYEYVKTKPGKWLYVFQHFIRFVDGKCSFKEVTVDLCRRFGEYLLNDATQLENSNVKLKTNSAAGYFSTFRAMLKIAYREKRLKENVNDYIEKIQWEQTKREYLTFDEVQKLIDTPCDIPVLKYASMFSIMTGLRISDILQLEWEHIVNLPRQGWSIRMVTQKTKTQANLPISDEALEWCGKRTTGRVFKNLQRSMVQFPLQRWIKEAGIEKHITFHCFRHTFAALQLSSGEDIYTVSKMLTHKHVSTTEIYADLVSEKKVKSANRISFKKKE
- a CDS encoding mobilizable transposon (xis protein), giving the protein MANGTLTFDQLPQAVETLNKNIESLIGLVNTMSERISVIEQTMTGREIPMDVEEASVLIKRTKGTLYKMVCNKEVPFHKKGNRLIFYKNELLDWLSDDTNNEAGASGIVSTVVDESEITDLAKLIRKNRV